In a single window of the Labrus mixtus chromosome 20, fLabMix1.1, whole genome shotgun sequence genome:
- the angptl8 gene encoding uncharacterized protein angptl8, which produces MKMILGLCLLCLAMALRTAAPLLKTEKMEDMAAPEGEVEVLMFGVIQFSESLKYVYETTEAKIDKISQKMKSHEQTLKKLGRQTEQAAEVEEQMKEVIQLLQAQMAKQQADTKTTKDWLANMELEEAELRTKVEKLEKHVINSVPPTSVKDLQERAEEITDVLRGLQHLTEFQKEMIETQNEKLSKLLQSDIAV; this is translated from the exons ATGAAGATGATCTTGGGTCTGTGCTTGCTTTGTTTGGCCATGGCTTTAAGAACAGCAGCTCCGCTCCTGAAGACCGAAAAGATGGAAGATATGGCCGCACCAGAGGGAGAAGTCGAAGTGCTTATGTTTGGTGTCATACAGTTCAGCGAATCCCTAAAATATGTTTATGAAACCACAGAGGCTAAGATAGATAAAATCAGCCAGAAAATGAAAAGCCATGAGCAGACCCTCAAAAAGCTGGGGAGGCAGACTGAGCAGGCTGCAGAGGTGGAAGAGCAGATGAAGGAGGTGATACAGCTGCTAcag GCCCAGATGGCCAAGCAACAGGCAGACACCAAGACGACTAAAGACTGGCTGGCCAATATGGAGCTAGAAGAGGCAGAGCTGAGGACCAAAGTAGAGAAGTTGGAGAAGCACGTCATAAACTCAGTACCACCTACCAGCGTCAAAGATCTGCAG gagagagcagaggagataaCCGATGTCTTGAGAGGTTTACAACATTTGACTGAGTTTCAAAAAGAGATGATTGAGACCCAGAATGAGAAGCTCTCCAAACTGCTTCAG AGTGACATAGCCGTTTAA